The genomic DNA TATTTGAATATGTTAGTAATCCcttgaagccggtgtttggagtaTGTATTGGCACGTTTGCCGGCTCTCGACgtcttattttttattaatttattcatactatttcatccttcgacaagatatagtcccgacacaaatctggggttgctacccaagccggaaGCTCGtccgttctatcggttcggttgccagagacgcttCCCAGTcaattcagtctttttgttctgtatctatggacgcgatcGTTGTAaatgttcgtaaattcaatctggagtgccagagagcGCTTATTGTGCGCTCTGGcggttcgtaaattcagagctttGTCAGATTGCCCGTTTGTAAATTATGAGCGTTTCGCTCTGGgagcacactggacgctctggccgaggagtggGGTTGATCAGAGTGTTCTGACCCCACAACGGCTGTCAAGCACCCAagataactagctaacgttggctaacttgctagctatttccagacacaaatgagagaacacctcatactcgccctagcagaactggttaggctgttttcataaGTAGGCACAGACAGCAGGCGTCATTTACATTATACATATTGAAAATATTGACAATGTGTATCAgagtatacagtatagtgtctgtaCTGTAAGATGGCGAGAACAGTGGAAGTGATGCAGATCTGTCATGTTGAGGTGAGCCTGATAATAATGATGTCCTTACCTGCTGGATGGTTGTAGAAAGGTCTCAGTTTAGCAGGTAGTTTGAGCTCGATCTTGTTAAGAATCCTGTGGTATGAAGCTCTAACTCCCACTAAAGCCATGTCTGGAGACTGGAGTTTTATTTCCTACTTTTGTTGAACTTGGTACCGACagttcaaaataaataaatagtatgtGCTGTATTGTGGCTCTAGTACACCCTGTCATTGATTGTCTATAGTAACTAGAATACAGAATAGCCTGTATGAACCATTGGCAGAAAGCAGGCTCATCTACCCGTAGTGCCTAATCTATTATGTAGGAGTGTCACCTGAGGGGCGGTACCGAAATATAAACTCCGCCCCAAACCCACTGCCATTGGTAGAGAGAGTTAGCCCACACTATGAGCCCACCCCATTTTGCAATTCCTAGAAAACAGGGCCACGTTAAATTGCCAACTGTTGTCTACATGccagagaggcatgtttgttcaaTATtacatatttctatctgaacgttccaaaacGTTGTGTCGTACTGAATGCGCCCCACATGTGATGTGGACTGTACATGGCAAAGACACAATGTAAACAATAAACTGAAGAGGCCACGTTTATCTTTTAACTTAGCTTATGATCAAGTTGGCCATTAATAACCTCATGCACATGAGAAGGGTTTCTTCAAGTCAGGAACAGTTTTATCCCAAATGTAgaatttattttcaataaatataTACATACCGCAACGTCCTAAAATCAGACAAAGAGGTAAAAGACTCAAACAGAGTGTTACCGTTGAAAAATACAACATTAACCATCATCAGTCTCAAACATTCACCATCTTTAAAGTGTTGTGTGAATTTGTAAATGTGTATGTTTCTTTGCCTAATCTTACCTTTTACTAATCTCTTACCATCATCCTCACGCAGACGTGCTGTCATCCTCACATCATCACCTCATACTTATTAATTAACAGCATGAATTGTGCTTTGCAGAGGGTTATTGAGTCGGACGATTCTGTGGTCGTTGAAGTCCTCAAAGATGAAATTGCATTTAATTAAGTTAATCAGATCCACTAGTTAGTTAGTGTCGCTAGTTCTAAATAATCCAACAATGGATGGGCCTCTGCTAACTGCTTTATTTTTAGTTCAGCAGCCTCTGCTTCTTGTTGCTTCTTTACTTCCTGTTGGTAcctagaaacacagagagacagggttgaCCTCCGACCTTAACAAACCAAAATAAAGGTTCAAACAGACTAATCATAGGTCTCAGAGacctatgccactttgtttacatactcatctcatacagtgccttgcgaaagtattcggcccccttgaactttgcgaccttttgccacatttcaggcttcaaacataaagatataaaactgtatttttttgtgaagaatcaacaactagtgggacacaatcatgaagtggaacgacatttattggatatttcaaactttttttacaaatcaaaaactgaaaaattgggcgtgcaaaattattcagcccccttaagttaatactttgtagcgccaccttttgctgcgattacagctgtaagtcgcttggggtatgcctctatcagttttgcacatcgagagactgacattttttgccatccctccttgcaaaacagctcgagctcagtgaggttggatggagagcatttgtgaacagcagttttcagttctttccacagattctcgattggattcaggtctggactttgacttggccattctaacacctggatatgtttatttttgaaccattccattgtagattttgctttatgttttggatcattgtcttgttggaagacaaatctccgtcccagtctcaggtcttttgcagactccatcaggttttcttccagaatggtcctgtatttggctccatccatcttcccatcaattttaaccatcttccctgtccctgctgaagaaaagcaggcccaaaccatgatgctgccaccaccatgtttgacagtggggatggtgtgttcaggatgatgagctgtgttgcttttacgccaaaaagtttgttgccaaaaagttcaattttggtttcatctgaccagagcaccttcttccacatgtttggtgtgtctcccaggtggcttgtggcaaactttaaacaacactttttatggatatctttaagaaatggctttcttcttgccactcttccataaaggccagatttgtgcaatatacgactgattgttgtcctatggacagagtctcccacctcagctgtagatctctgcagttcatccagagtgatcatgggcctcttggctgcatctctgatcagtcttctccttgtatgagctgaaagtttagagggacggccaggtcttggtagatttgcagtggtctgatactccttccatttcaatattatcgcttgcacagtgctccttgggatgtttaaagcttgggaaatcttttcgtATCCttatccggctttaaacttcttcacaacagtatctcggacctgcctggtgtgttccttgttcttcgtgatgctctctgcgcttttaacggacctctgagactatcacagtgcagacttgattacacacaggtggattgtatttatcatcattagtcatttaggtcaacattgaatcactcagagatcctcactgaacttctggagagagcttgctgcactgaaagtaaaggggctgaataattttgcacgcccaatttttcagtttttgatttgttaaaaaagttagaaatatccaataaatgtcgttccacttcatgattgtgtcccacttgttgttgattcttcacaaaaaatacagttttatatctttatgtttgaagcctgaaatgtggcaaaaggtcgcaaagttcaagggggccgaatactttcgcaaggcactgtatgtatatactgtactcgataccatctactgcatcttgcctatgccgctctgtaccatcactcattcatgtatctttatgtacatattatgtacattatgtacatattctttatccctttacacttgtgtgtataaggtagtagttttgggattgttagctagattactcgttggttattactgcattgtcggaactagaagcacaagcatttcgctacactcacattaacatctgctaaccatgtgtatgtgacaaataaaacaaattgatttgatttgagagcaaAGACAAGTTGGCAGGCATGCTATCCTTTACATTCAGGAAGAGACCCTGGTGGACTTTATAAAAGTATCCGTATCTCTGATTTTAAAGTGTAACCAAATGAAAGACAAGTAGTTATAGAGTAACAAATTGTATGATATGGACTGTAGTCTAGTGATCACACAGAAACAAATACAACTTTTAGGGCCGGTTAGCTAATTCTGACAAATGTGCTTTCCAAAGCAGTAGACACCACAGACTTATTCAGTGTTGTATCCATAGAGGCAGAACAGGATCTACATTTATCTCTGTGGTTATATCACTCAGTTGACAGGAAAAACACAAGGGCAGAAGGCTTGGTATATAATGTGCCTGGTTTAAACCACAACAAAGAAGGCAAAGCCCAAGGACAATGTCACAAGCTGTCATAAATGTGTGACCAAGCACACTTTGCCCTTCAGAGCGGTACTGTGTATTTAACAAGCCTGTTGTCAGACAATGactgacatacagtacattgacaaATTATTATGATTTTCCCCCCCTAATTTGGTTTGATTGAATAGGGCACAAGTTGGTGTGTAGCTCTGTATCTAACTGTCTGTTCCACTCACATCCAGATTCTAAAGAGTTGGGTGGCTCCTGACCCACCAAGAAAACAGTTGCAACAAAACAGAAACCAATTCTTGGGAATGATGACCAGGGACCATCTGGACCAAATAACACCTGTAAAATAGTGGAGAGACAGGTAAAGGGACAGGTAAAATTACAGGTAAAGGGACAGGTAAAGGGACaggtaaagggaaaggtaaaagGACAGGTAAAGGGACAGGTAAAGGGACAGGTAAAATTACAGGTAAATGGACAGGTCAAATTACAGGTAAATGGACAGGTAAAGGGACAGGTAAAGGGACAGGTACAATTACAGGTAAAGGGACAGGTAAAGGGACAGGTAAAAGGACAGGTAACGGGCCAGGTAAAGGGACAGGTAAAGGGACAGATAAAGGGACGGGTAAAAGGACATGTAAAGGGACAGGTAAATGGACAGGTAAAAGGACAGGTAAAGGGACAGGTAAAGGGACAGGTAAAATGACAGGTAAAGGGACAGGTAAAAGGACAGGTAAAGGGACAGGTAAAGGGACATGTAAAGGGACAGGTAAAATGACAGGTAAAGGGACAGGTAAAGGGACAGGTAAATTGACAGGTAAAATGACAGGTAAAGGGACATGTAAAGGGACAGGTAAATAGACAGGTAAAAGGACAGGTAAAGGGACAGGTAAAAGGACAGGTAAAGGGACAGGTAAAGGGACATGTAAAGGGACAGGTAGAATGACAGGTAAAGGGACAGGTAAAGTTGGAGCATCTGAATGTTATTTCTGCTTCAGAAATGTGTAACTGTTGCATAATGCGTATAAAAATCCAATATTTGCTTTTCCTACTTTTTTCATAATTTTGAGGGCTAAGAGTATGTCAGTGTTGTATGTGAGGGTACCAGCTAGGAGACATCTGACCAGGATCAGGGCTAGTCAGTGTTGTATGTGAGGGTACCGACTAGGAGACATCTGACCAGGATCAGGGCTAGTCAGTGTTTTATGTGGAGGTACCGGCTAGGAGACACCTGACCAGGATCAGGGCTAGTCAGTGTTTTATGTGGGGGTACCGGCTAGGAGACACCTGACCAGGATCAAGGCTAGTCAGTGTTTTATGTGAGGGTACCAGCTAGGAGACATCTGACCAGGATCAGGGCTAGTCAGTGTTGTATGTGAGGGTACCGACTAGGAGACATCTGACCAGGATAAGGGCTAGTCAGTGTTTTATGTGGGGGTACCGGCTAGGAGACATCTGACCAGGATCAGGGCTAGTCAGTGTTGTATGTGGGGGTACCGGCTAGGAGACACCTGACCAGGATCAGGGCTAGTCAGTGTTTTATGTGAGGGTACCAGCTAGGAGACATCTGACCAGGATCAGGGCTAGTCAGTGTTGTATGTGAGGGTACCGACTAGGAGACATCTGACCAGGATCAGGGCTAGTCAGTGTTTTATGTGGGGGTACCGGCTAGGAGACACCTGACCAGGATCAGGGCTAGTCAGTGTTGTATGTGGGGGTACCGGATAGGAGACATCTGACCAGGATCAGGGCTAGTCAGTGTTGTATGTGGGGGTACCGGTTTGGAGACATCTGACCAGGAGCAAGGCTAGTCAGTGTTTTAGGTGGGGGTACCGGCTAGGAGACATCTGACCAGGATCAGGGCTAGTCAGTGTTGTATGTGGGGGTACCGGCTAGGAGACACCTGACCAGGATCAGGGCTAGTCAGTGTTTTATGTGAGGGTACCGGCTAGGAGACATCTGACCAGGATCAGGGCTAGTCAGTGTTGTATGTGAGGGTACCGGCTAGGAGACATCTGACCAGGATCAGGGCTAGTCAGTGTTGTATGTGAGGGTACCGACTAGGAGACATCTGACCAGGATCAGGGCTAGTCAGTGTTGTATGTGGGGGTACCGGTTTGGAGACATCTGACCAGGAGCAAGGCTAGTCAGTGTTTTATGTGAGGGTACCGGCTAGGAGACATCTGACCAGGATCAGGGCTAGTCAGTGTTGTATGTGGGGGTACCGGCTAGGAGACATCTGACCAGGATCAGGGCTAGTCAGTGTTTTATGTGAGGGTACCGGCTGGGAGACATCTGACCAGGATCAGGGCTAGTCAGTGTTGTATGTGGGGGTACCGGCTGGGAGACACCTAACCAGGATCAGGGATAATCAGTGTTGTATGTGGGGGTACCGGCTAGGAGACATCTGACCAGGATCAGGGCTAGTCAGTGTTATATGTGGGGTACCGGCTAGGAGACACCTGACCAGGATCAGGGCTAGTCAGTGTTGTATGTGGGGGTACCGGCTAGGAGACATCTGACCAGGATCAGGGCTAGTCAGTGTTGTATGTGGGGGTACCAGCTAGGAGACACCTGACCAGGATCAGGGCTGGTCAGTGTTGTATGTGGGGGTACCGGCTAGGAGACACCTGACCAGGATCAGGGATAATCAGTGTTGTATGTGGGGGTACCGGCTAGGAGACACCTGACCAGGATCAGGGCTAGTCAGTGTTGTATGTGGGGGTACCGGCTAGGAGACACCTGACCAGGATCAGAGATAACCAGTGTTGTATGTGGGGGTACCGGCTAGGAGACACCTGACCAGGATTAGGGCTAGTCAGTGTTGTATGTGGGGGTACCGGCTAGGAGACACCTGACCAGGATCAGGGCTAGTCAGTGTTGTATGTGGGGGTCCCGGCTAGGAGACATCTGACCAGGATCAGGGCTAGTCAGTGTTGTATGTGAGGGTACCGGCTAGGAGACATCTGACCAGGATCAGGGATAATCAGTGTTGTATGTGGGGGTACCGGCTAGGAGACATCTGACCAGGATCAGGGCTAGTCAGTGTTATATGTGGGGTACCGGCTAGGAGACACCTGACCAGGATCAGGGCTAGTCAGTGTTGTATGTGGGGGTACCGGCTAGGAGACATCTGACCAGGATCAGGGCTAGTCAGTGTTGTATGTGGGGGTACCAGCTAGGAGACACCTGACCAGGATCAGGGCTGGTCAGTGTTGTATGTGGGGGTACCGGCTAGGAGACACCTGACCAGGATCAGGGATAATCAGTGTTGTATGTGGGGGTACCGGCTAGGAGACACCTGACCAGGATCAGGGCTAGTCAGTGTTGTATGTGGGGGTCCCGGCTAGGAGACATCTGACCAGGATCAGGGCTAGTCAGTGTTGTATGTGGGGGTCCCGGCTAGGAGACACCTGACCAGGATCAGGGCTAGTCAGTGTTGTATGTGGGGGTACCGGCTAGGAGACACCTGACCAGGATCAGGGCTAGTCAGTGTTGTATGTGGGGGTACCGGCTAGGAGACACCTGACCAGGATCAGGGCTAGTCAGTGTTGTATGTGGGGGTACCGGCTAGGAGACATCTGACCAGGATCAGGGCTAGTCAGTGTTGTATGTGGGGGTACCGGCTAGGAGACATCTGACCAGGATCAGGGCTAGCTCTGGTGAGACTTGGTGGTCGGCCAGCCCAAGCAGGTTATTGTTGGTTCAAGTGATGGGGACCAAAATAAATATTTACAGAAAGGAAAATACAAAGGCTGCCCAAAAGATGCCCAGAGTAACACCTGGCTAGCACAGCCCAGCACCTGACCCGGTTTCTGCTGCCACCTAGGGATGGGTTTGGAAGTGGAAAATGGATTGTATAACTATGCCCTGTGCACTACCTAACTCCATACCTTAACACAAATCAACAGCTAATGACATCACGTTGTGGAAAACGTCCGGTAGTGGTTTGTAACTAGCCGTATCCCAGGACCAAAACACGATTATCATCTATAATTGAAAATAGTCTGAGATAGAGTAGTCTCAAACAGGCTTGTGTAATTTAAGGACAGTGCTATCACACAGGGACATACCGTTACAGTCCTTGTTAACAGTCAGTGGGGCTTTTACAAAGCAGCAATGGAAAACCCATGATGCAGGGGCAGGTGTGAAAGTTCCATGCCAACATGTCTGAATCCATGCCAGTAATTCTATCAGTAACCAGTTCATCTGAAGggtcatcaagctacacacactCTTGcatacactcatgcacacactcgcacacacacatgcatgtacacactcgcacgcacgcattcacacactcgcacacacacgcacaggcacacacccaacacacacacaaacacacacttcctgtcctctctgtcctcattgCTCCATTACCTGTAGTCATGAGTACTCCAGACTGAGAGAGACTCAGTTTATCAGCCGGTCGGGTCATATCAGCCAGACCCGCAAAAACAAGACCctgtagaaagagacagagagagacagagagacatagagaaacagagagagagagagatagggggggggggggggtcacacaaCCATGCATATGTGTACTACATCATAGGACCATTATATAACACCGTTTGGAGGGTCAGAGAGTGGAACATTAACTGTATGGAATATTAAGATTAGACAGAGGCAGAATACAGGAGCTTATAAAATGTGACTTCATTCTCTAGAAGCGACCTCAATCAGTTCACATGACAGAAAGGAATATGTAGACACAGCTCAGGCATTACCAATGCATTATTATTCACTCCCATTTCCACTCTTACATGCTTCTTATGAGTTTCTGCATGCTGCCTCTGTGCAGTCTTAATTtaccgtgtggctcagttgacagagcatgccgttgcaacgccagggttgtgggttcgattcccatgagGGACCAGTACAAAACTGGATGCACTCAGTATAAGAGTGTCTGCTCAATGAACACAATGTTAAACTCTCCGAACCCTCAAACTCTCAGAACCCTCTGAACACTCTCTAGAACCCTCTGAACACTCTCTAGAACCCTCTGAACACTCTCTAGAACCCTCAAACTCTCAGAACCCTCTGAACACTCTCTAGAACCTTCTGAACACTCTCTAGAACCCTCTAAACACTCTCAGTGCTCTCTGAACCCTCTAAAAACTCTCTGAACCCTCTAAACTGCTTCGCTGCAAATCTTTTAACACTTACCCATTTACACACTGGTGCCCAGAAGAAAACTGTCTTTGGACCTACAGACGAAACAAAACATGGTTTAATTATTAAGGTTAATTATTATAAGGTTAGCAATGACAGTTGTGTTGAATACATAACGTTACAGTGATTTATGTGACATTTAGTTTTGTGCAAAAAGTTGGTTGATTCCACAATAAAATGATATGCCAATTGAACCAGTAGGCCTCAGGCTTTCTGTGAAGTGACAGAAGTTGTCAAGCATTAAACTTTGCGACCTGATTCGTGGTAGTAAACGTTTTAAGATGAGGCGACATTGAAAGTGACTGGTTAAATCCCTTCCTAGATAATTCCACCTGTTGTCATTCTCGTGCCCTCAGcttgtctctgtcctccttctactgccggtacatCAATGCCTTGCCAATTGAAAACTTGCCAAGGGCGATAATTTATTGAAGAGTGCCAGCATGTAGTGGCATGCACGTCATTTAGTTACACACCTATTGTCCATTCATATGCTTCCCTTCTCTTGTCTATTTGATAGCTAGACTGGTTGTTTTATCAACTATAAGTTGTTATTAATGTGTTGTGCTTTTACATCTAATACTGACTTCCCTCTGCTTTATCATGCTGCCAACCTATTTTGATATTAACAACATCCCATGAACCCGGAATGGAGAATCCTTGCTTGGAACAACCTTCTGTGTACCACTCTTCTATAGCTCAGAGATCAGCCCTAACTCCTAGGgacggactgggaccagaaatcgtCCCAAGCATTTCTAACACACAGGACCATTTTTCCCCTTGAGACCCCAGATATTAGCCAAATAATTATAATTTTGGCAAAACCCACAATTTTGACAGGCCCACCAGGCTAaagatggaccagcccatctggcatttgccagaattgcccCATGACCAGTCTGTCTCTGTTATCTCCCCAGGGATGGAAGAAGAGCCCTGTGTACTAGCTCATCAACGTTCAGATAGTTTGCAtgtgacagacagactgggcagCATCAAGACTGTTTGTCCTCATAAACCTCAAAGTTATAATCAGCTACACACGCCTCGTGTCACATTGAAACAATTCCAACTCTACTATAATAAAACTGTGTTTGCTCCATTGACGATGACCCCGTCAGAGGTCACTCGTGACCAGGGGTCCATTCACCAACCCCAATACACTGCTACTGTAAGTTTGCTCATTCTTTTGTGACAGTCACAGTCCCACTATATTGAACATCACTCTTATTTACCAAATAGAAGAGTAGAAAACATCCAGAGGTGATAGTGATAAATTATCGCATCTCATTTTCTAAATATTGAGAAAGTGTATTCTGAAGATGGGGAGACTTTTAGACATTAATCAATAGACAACAGGGAGGAGACATGAACCAATAGACACCATGAGGAGAGTGATACAGAGACAGCCGGGTTAGTAAGACCTGATGCTGTAATATTGATCATGTCCTTACCTGCAGGATGGTTGTAAATGGGTCTCAGTTTACCAGGTAGTAGAAACTCTATCTGGTTAAGAATCCTGTGGTATGAAGCTCTAACTCCCACTAAAGCCATGTCTGGTGACTGTTGAAACTTGGCACCAACAGTTTAGAATCAAATAAATATGCAACGCGTTTTATTGTGCCCTCGATACACCCTGTCGTTGGGCTACTTGAACTGATCAGACAGAATAGATTGTGTGAACCATTAGCTGACAGCAGGCATGGCTATCCTCTATGATGCTTACTGGATGGAATCATCTATTATTGGGGAGGGGGGGTTGTACTGAACGTTAACTCCGCCCCACAACCACTGCCATTGGTAGGGAACAGTAAGCCTATCCTACTTCACT from Oncorhynchus clarkii lewisi isolate Uvic-CL-2024 chromosome 7, UVic_Ocla_1.0, whole genome shotgun sequence includes the following:
- the LOC139414068 gene encoding mitochondrial pyruvate carrier 2-like isoform X1; this encodes MALVGVRASYHRILNQIEFLLPGKLRPIYNHPAGPKTVFFWAPVCKWGLVFAGLADMTRPADKLSLSQSGVLMTTGVIWSRWSLVIIPKNWFLFCCNCFLGGSGATQLFRIWMYQQEVKKQQEAEAAELKIKQLAEAHPLLDYLELATLTN
- the LOC139414068 gene encoding mitochondrial pyruvate carrier 2-like isoform X2 — protein: MALVGVRASYHRILNQIEFLLPGKLRPIYNHPAGPKTVFFWAPVCKWGLVFAGLADMTRPADKLSLSQSGVLMTTGTNRK